The following are encoded together in the Rhizobium brockwellii genome:
- a CDS encoding carbohydrate ABC transporter permease produces the protein MNHSATALVAAHAKARRKGWLRYSTLRKLVPYFYVSPATLLLVLLMLFPMVMVFKYSLMDGAIMKKTAAFAGVQNYVTIFENPVFWQSVAQTLYFTIMSVVFHFIIGLAFALLLNTNRVDPLIRSILRVLFILPWLFTAVIIAIIWRLLLDPNGVVNSVLMALHIINFKVEWFSSTRTAIHALTFANIWAGYPLYMVSLLAGLQGISKELYEAAGIDGANGLQKFWYITIPQLMPIIISIALLDFIWTMQVFPLVWMTTGGGPIYSTEVLSTFTYKLAFSQYEFSLASASAMIILIISMSVTYFYIKHQQRR, from the coding sequence ATGAATCACTCGGCTACGGCTCTGGTCGCCGCGCATGCCAAAGCGCGAAGAAAAGGATGGCTTCGTTACAGCACCTTGAGGAAGCTGGTCCCGTATTTCTACGTGTCGCCGGCGACCCTGCTGCTTGTGCTGCTGATGCTGTTCCCGATGGTGATGGTCTTCAAATATTCTCTGATGGACGGCGCCATCATGAAAAAGACCGCTGCCTTCGCAGGGGTCCAGAACTATGTGACCATCTTCGAAAATCCGGTCTTCTGGCAGTCGGTCGCGCAGACGCTTTATTTCACCATCATGAGCGTCGTCTTCCACTTCATTATCGGCCTGGCCTTTGCGCTGCTGTTGAACACCAACCGCGTCGATCCGCTTATTCGCAGCATTCTGCGCGTGCTCTTCATCCTGCCCTGGCTGTTCACCGCCGTCATCATCGCCATCATCTGGCGCCTGCTGCTCGACCCGAACGGCGTCGTCAACAGTGTGCTGATGGCGCTCCATATCATCAACTTCAAGGTCGAGTGGTTTTCGTCGACGCGCACCGCCATACACGCTTTGACCTTCGCAAACATCTGGGCGGGTTATCCGCTTTACATGGTCAGCCTGCTCGCCGGCCTCCAGGGCATTTCCAAGGAGCTTTACGAGGCGGCCGGCATCGACGGCGCCAACGGACTCCAAAAGTTCTGGTACATCACCATTCCGCAGCTGATGCCGATCATCATCAGCATCGCGCTTCTCGATTTCATCTGGACGATGCAGGTTTTTCCGCTGGTATGGATGACGACGGGCGGCGGCCCGATCTACTCGACGGAGGTGCTCTCCACTTTCACCTACAAGCTCGCCTTCTCGCAGTATGAATTCTCGCTGGCTTCGGCGAGCGCGATGATCATCCTCATCATCTCGATGAGCGTCACCTATTTCTACATCAAACACCAGCAGCGCAGGTGA
- a CDS encoding carbohydrate ABC transporter permease yields MAKRSFKSSVLPTILTYLGLAIGLVFSAFPIVWMFFSSLKSNTEIFALPPRLLPDDFTVAAYLTIFNDPVKVRFFINSYFVAGVVTGLTLLVAIVTAYGFSRYQFRFKNTLNIFIISTQTVPPITLLIPYFGMVVAFRIFDTYLALILTYMVFTLPYAVLLMTGYLNTLPKELDEAVLVDGGSSWTALWRVIVPVSIPGIVATAVYTFLLAWNEFLFALTLTKSMDLRTVPIGIQLLMGQHAFEWNEMMAMSVLGSLPLLVLYLVAQRYFLAGMTAGSVKS; encoded by the coding sequence ATGGCAAAGCGTTCCTTCAAAAGCTCGGTATTGCCGACCATCCTGACCTATCTCGGTCTGGCGATCGGCCTGGTTTTTTCGGCTTTTCCGATCGTGTGGATGTTTTTCAGCTCGCTGAAATCGAATACGGAAATCTTCGCCCTTCCGCCGCGGCTGTTGCCGGATGATTTCACGGTGGCCGCCTATCTGACGATTTTCAACGATCCGGTGAAAGTGCGGTTCTTTATCAACAGCTACTTTGTCGCCGGCGTCGTCACCGGTCTGACCCTCCTCGTCGCGATCGTGACCGCCTACGGCTTCAGCCGCTATCAGTTCCGTTTCAAGAACACCTTGAACATCTTCATCATCAGCACCCAGACCGTTCCGCCGATTACCCTTCTCATTCCCTATTTCGGAATGGTGGTCGCCTTCAGGATCTTCGATACCTATCTGGCGCTGATCCTGACCTACATGGTCTTCACGCTGCCTTACGCCGTCCTGTTGATGACAGGCTATCTCAACACGCTGCCGAAAGAGCTGGACGAGGCCGTCCTGGTCGACGGCGGTTCGAGCTGGACGGCGCTTTGGCGCGTCATCGTTCCGGTCTCCATCCCCGGGATCGTCGCCACCGCGGTCTACACCTTTCTGCTCGCCTGGAACGAATTCCTCTTCGCGCTGACGCTGACAAAATCGATGGACCTCAGGACGGTCCCGATCGGCATCCAGCTTCTGATGGGCCAGCACGCCTTCGAATGGAACGAGATGATGGCGATGAGCGTGCTCGGTTCCCTTCCCCTCCTGGTCCTTTATCTGGTTGCTCAACGCTACTTCCTGGCAGGCATGACCGCCGGCTCGGTCAAAAGCTGA
- a CDS encoding ABC transporter substrate-binding protein, whose protein sequence is MNIRKFGVTMRAAVAVWALCATSAFADTTIEFIQWWEPEMPSGALRGIMNDFEAKNPGIKVTLVSGPYATTRDQIVVGAASGTLSDVVGLDGAWVNGLAKQGAIASMDELMEKAKYDKSQITDIVKVDGKSVMFPLASFVYPVFVNLDISKAAGVDKLPTTRTEFAEAAKKMTDASKNQYGWVLPLSLQSPSGIQNDVMSWVWASGASMLKDGKPDLENDAVVGTLDYLASLNKEGVISPGIFAKKEQDKVEEFVNGRVGMMVDSLAHVNLIRERNPKLNFGISALPATDGYTGKRGMPYASWGIGISEGSQHKEEAWKLVEYLMSPDVNGRLVSIANAFPGNVHAKPDFVASDPIFAEAFKIFQSGYPANEFVGLPVAEELMRDMNVEVQKMFDGGQSAKDAAANTQKAWLAKF, encoded by the coding sequence ATGAATATTAGAAAATTCGGCGTGACGATGCGGGCTGCCGTGGCGGTATGGGCGCTCTGCGCCACGTCGGCATTTGCCGACACCACCATCGAGTTCATTCAATGGTGGGAACCCGAAATGCCGTCGGGCGCTTTGCGCGGCATCATGAACGATTTCGAAGCCAAAAACCCCGGCATCAAGGTGACGTTGGTCAGCGGTCCCTATGCCACAACGCGCGACCAGATCGTCGTCGGCGCAGCCTCCGGAACGCTGAGCGATGTGGTGGGCCTCGATGGCGCCTGGGTAAACGGGCTTGCCAAGCAGGGCGCGATCGCCTCCATGGACGAACTGATGGAGAAGGCGAAATACGACAAGAGCCAGATCACCGATATCGTCAAGGTCGATGGCAAGAGCGTGATGTTCCCGCTGGCATCCTTCGTCTACCCGGTCTTCGTGAACCTGGATATCTCCAAGGCCGCCGGCGTCGACAAGTTGCCGACCACGCGCACGGAATTTGCTGAAGCCGCGAAGAAGATGACCGACGCCTCGAAGAACCAGTACGGCTGGGTTCTGCCGCTATCGCTGCAGTCTCCGAGCGGAATCCAGAACGACGTCATGTCCTGGGTCTGGGCCTCCGGCGCCTCGATGCTGAAGGACGGCAAGCCTGACCTCGAAAATGACGCCGTCGTCGGCACGCTCGATTATCTTGCCTCGCTCAACAAGGAAGGCGTGATTTCTCCCGGCATCTTCGCCAAGAAGGAACAGGACAAGGTCGAGGAATTCGTCAACGGCCGCGTCGGCATGATGGTGGATTCCCTCGCCCATGTGAACCTCATCCGCGAGCGCAATCCGAAGCTCAACTTCGGCATCTCCGCCTTGCCGGCCACTGACGGCTACACCGGCAAGCGCGGCATGCCCTATGCCTCCTGGGGCATCGGCATCAGCGAAGGCAGCCAGCACAAGGAAGAAGCCTGGAAGCTGGTCGAATACTTGATGAGCCCTGACGTTAACGGCCGTCTCGTCTCGATTGCCAATGCCTTCCCCGGCAACGTCCATGCCAAGCCGGACTTCGTGGCCTCGGACCCGATTTTCGCGGAAGCTTTCAAAATCTTCCAGAGCGGCTATCCTGCCAACGAATTCGTTGGTCTTCCGGTTGCCGAAGAGCTGATGCGCGACATGAACGTCGAAGTCCAGAAGATGTTCGACGGCGGGCAGTCAGCCAAGGACGCAGCTGCCAATACCCAGAAGGCGTGGCTTGCGAAGTTCTAA
- a CDS encoding LacI family DNA-binding transcriptional regulator codes for MAKKSYKSMDDFASASGVSRPTLSKYFDDPSQIKEVTRKRIEAALKKSNFEPNLFARHLNRKRTRNIGILVPTMSDPFYVQVVSLIELELREKGFWPVQISSHTRPELEAEAVRTLLSLKVAGAIVAPLGAGSRRSALERLRDAIPVVCFDNPADADLPYVGNDNAQSMAAIVQYLCRSGEPPIFLEIPHMTENAGERQAGYRATMAREGHSPLVIDCDAPPSWEFERLGYEQMQRILANGGLPGKTLLCANDRFAFGAMAAAFASGLKIGRNDACDVRIAGHDDHPLSRYTCPSLTTMAQNAPEIAAKSVELLLSHIESEDDGTTPATNKVILEAMLVMRESA; via the coding sequence ATGGCCAAGAAAAGTTATAAATCGATGGACGACTTCGCGAGCGCCTCCGGCGTATCGCGTCCGACCTTGTCGAAATATTTCGATGATCCCTCGCAGATCAAGGAGGTGACCCGCAAGCGTATCGAGGCGGCTCTCAAGAAGTCGAATTTCGAGCCGAACCTTTTCGCGCGGCATCTCAATCGCAAGCGGACCAGGAATATCGGGATTCTGGTCCCGACTATGTCGGATCCCTTTTATGTGCAGGTCGTGTCGCTGATCGAGCTGGAGCTGCGTGAAAAGGGATTCTGGCCCGTCCAAATCTCGTCGCACACGCGGCCGGAGCTGGAGGCGGAGGCCGTCCGGACCTTGCTCTCGCTGAAGGTTGCCGGTGCGATCGTGGCGCCGCTCGGGGCCGGCTCTCGCCGTTCCGCGCTGGAAAGATTAAGGGATGCCATCCCGGTCGTCTGCTTCGACAATCCTGCCGACGCCGACCTTCCTTATGTCGGCAACGACAACGCGCAAAGCATGGCAGCCATTGTGCAATATCTCTGCCGGTCCGGTGAGCCGCCGATCTTCCTGGAAATTCCGCATATGACCGAAAATGCCGGCGAGCGGCAGGCGGGCTACCGCGCGACCATGGCGAGGGAAGGGCATTCCCCGCTCGTCATCGATTGCGACGCGCCACCTTCCTGGGAATTCGAGCGTCTCGGATACGAGCAGATGCAGAGAATTCTTGCGAATGGCGGTCTTCCCGGCAAAACGCTGCTATGCGCCAACGACCGCTTCGCTTTCGGCGCGATGGCAGCCGCATTCGCGTCGGGACTGAAAATCGGCCGGAACGACGCTTGCGACGTGCGCATCGCCGGGCACGACGATCACCCGCTGAGCCGATATACCTGCCCGTCGCTGACGACCATGGCCCAGAACGCGCCCGAGATCGCCGCGAAGTCCGTGGAGCTTTTGCTGTCGCATATCGAGAGCGAGGATGATGGAACCACCCCTGCGACGAACAAGGTGATCCTCGAAGCGATGCTGGTCATGCGCGAGTCGGCTTGA
- a CDS encoding HAD-IIB family hydrolase has product MSYVDLAPSARELRDVRYLFTDIDDTLTTEGKLLPQTYEALWDLSRAGIAVVPVTGGSAGWCEHIVRAWPVAAVIGESGAYCVTRQDGEVVFDYWEDGALQGERQRQHLQTIKELISQNSRTFRIAHDQVFRLADVAIDIHGQEPYEVEDLASSIRAMGGTVAISSIHINTWIGDYNKRSMSERVLTEMFGIDPDQTAAVTAFVGDSRNDAPMFGFIRNSFGVNNIIPVLSQLQYAPKWVSSQPAGLGFADIAQTILDAAGAGSETSRQLLTEPAVMPARK; this is encoded by the coding sequence ATGAGCTACGTAGACCTGGCGCCATCAGCTCGCGAGTTGCGGGATGTGCGCTACCTGTTCACCGACATCGACGATACCCTGACCACCGAAGGCAAGCTTCTGCCGCAAACCTACGAAGCTCTCTGGGATCTCAGCCGGGCGGGAATTGCCGTCGTGCCGGTCACGGGCGGCTCAGCCGGATGGTGCGAACATATCGTCCGCGCCTGGCCTGTGGCTGCCGTCATCGGCGAAAGCGGCGCATATTGCGTCACCCGTCAGGACGGCGAAGTGGTGTTCGACTATTGGGAGGATGGCGCCCTACAGGGTGAGCGCCAGCGCCAGCACCTGCAGACGATCAAAGAGCTGATCTCGCAAAATAGCCGGACGTTCAGAATTGCCCACGACCAGGTCTTCCGGCTGGCGGATGTCGCAATCGACATTCACGGTCAGGAACCGTATGAGGTCGAAGATCTGGCATCCAGCATTAGAGCCATGGGCGGAACGGTGGCGATCAGCTCCATCCACATCAACACGTGGATCGGCGATTACAATAAGCGCTCGATGAGCGAGCGCGTTTTAACCGAGATGTTCGGTATCGATCCCGATCAAACAGCTGCCGTGACCGCCTTCGTCGGTGACTCTCGAAACGATGCACCGATGTTTGGCTTTATCCGCAACTCTTTCGGGGTCAACAACATCATCCCGGTTCTTTCACAATTGCAATACGCGCCGAAATGGGTCTCCTCGCAGCCCGCCGGGCTTGGCTTTGCCGATATTGCCCAAACGATCTTGGACGCGGCTGGCGCAGGTTCTGAGACGTCTCGTCAGCTTTTGACCGAGCCGGCGGTCATGCCTGCCAGGAAGTAG